CGCGCCGATGATCGGAGCAGCTGGAGCGACCGTATCGGAGAACACCAGGCGTTCGACGTTCCTCAGGGTGTCGGTGCCGTCGGCGCCTCCGCCGTTGTGGACCACAGTGGTCACGGATCCCGGCGAGCCCAGAGCGGCGCCAAGCGGGACCGTGGTGACGGTGTAGTTGGCCTGGATGTCGGAGAACACTGCGGAGTCGGTTCCACCAGAGCCTGTCAGGATCTCGCGGACCGCGACAATGTTGCCGGGGTTCACGGTTCCCGCGAAGACAGCCTCCTGAAGCGTCGGGCCCGTGAGGGCGCCGGCTGCATCGCGCAGGTACTGGCTGGTCATGGCGCTCTGCCCTGGCCCTTCAATACCGGCGCTGCCGATCTGTGTCGCCGGGTTGTTCGGGTCAGTGCGAACACTGAGCCGGACGCTGAGGTATGCGTCGCCGTCGATGATGTCGTCGCCTCCACGTCCTTCGATCAGGTCGCTGCCGGCACCGCCGAGGAGGATGTTTCCATCGCCCCAGACGTTCGTACCGGGAGTCAGCAGCGGGCAGTCCTTCGATGCCGACGCCGCAATGACCGAATCCGCCGGAGTGTTCAGCGCCGGCACCAGTGCGTCAAGACCGGCAATGCGGTCAAGACCTGCTTGATCCAAAACGTCGCACCCGATGAACCCTGCGCCGCCGCGCGCTGACGGCACAATGCTGTCACCGCGGAGGGTGTCGTTGAGGTTTCCGCCGGAGAGCGCCTCGACCTCGTTGAACCTGTCACGTACGCCCACCTGAAGTATGCCGAGGGGCGCGATGGGCAGGGCCAGATCGGCATCCTGCGGTTGCGGGTCACTTTGGCCGATTTCCCAGTCATAACCCGATGCACCGGCGACCTTCTCGACGCCCGGACCGGCGACACCGATGTCGTCGCCACCTTCCATGTCGTAGTCATCGTCACCTCCCTGGCCGATCAGGATGTCATGCCCTGGCTTCTGCGAATCATCAAGGAAGAACAGGTTGCTGGAGTCACCGATCAGAAGGTCGGGACTGTCGCCGCCCTCTTCCCAGTCATTCCCGCTGTCACCGAAGACTGCGTCCTCGCCCTGACCTGCGATGGCAAAGTCATCGCCCGCCCCGGCAAAGGTCTCGTTGATGTTTGCCCCGCCGTTGGTGAAGTCATTGCCGTCGCCGCCCATAATGATGTCCAGGCCCGGGCCGGCGTCGATCGCGTCGTTACCGGGTCCGCCCTTGGGCACGTCGTCACCGGCGAAGTCGGTGATGATGTCGTTTCCTTCACCGCCAAGTGCGATGTCGGCGCCGCCACCGCCCTCGATGATGTCGTTGCCGAGGCCGCCCCAGAAGGTGTCATTGTCGTTGCCGCCAGAAACTCGGTCCACGCCGGCAGTGCCGTTGTAGACGCTCTGGCCGTTGATCCCGGCAGGGTTAACGCTATTGACGGCCTTGTACTTGATGGTGCCGTCAGGCATGCGGATCAGCAGAGCCGTCTCATTGCACTCTGATGCCGGATCGTCCGCAACAGTATTGCCGGACGCCGTGAAGCCGGCAGCGGTACCTGCCAGGTTCTTTAGCTCGAACTTGCAGTCCGCCGTGGCGAACGCGTCGGCCTTCAGGCTGTGGGCGTTCGTGTTGCGCATCATCAGTTCGGCGAAGGAGTTTCCTTCGAGCTGTGCCCTCAGGTTCATCCCGGGGGTGCGCGCGAGGTAGTACAGCCGGTCACCCTGTTGCAGATCTGTCAGCTGCTTCTCGAACACGTAGTTGAAGGTGCTGCCGAGCAGGCCGCCGAACAGGTTGGTCTTTTCGGCAAGACCACCGACCCAGAGGTCGATGTTGTCGAGTCCCGTGATCGATGCGGTTCCGTTGTTCGCCCAGGCGTCCGTGCTGTTCATGAACGCCGCGGCGTCGGCAGGAGCCACGTCACCTGCGAGGGCATCGGGGCTGACGATCTTCCGTGCAGCAGTCCGCTTTCCCGCCAGCGTCGTTTCGCCGGTGATGGACGGGTGCTTGCCGTAGGCCGCCACAAAGTTGATCAGCGACTCCGGGTGCTTGAGGTTTTCGCCGTAGTCGATCCAGTTGATGTAGGGCTTCAGCTGGCCGTCGTTCGTCGAGTTGAACAGCTCACGGCGGAGGACGTTCAACGTCGGGATGCCTTCGGACCGGGCACGCGTCATGTTAATGGTCGGCAAGTCCAGCGGAAGGCCGAGCAGGTTGTTACGCAGCGTGTCGGTGACAAACTCGTCGAGCTCGTTAGCGACCTGGTCCGACATGCCCATGATGACGCTGCCTGCGGCCTGTTTCGAGGTCAGGACACCAGCTGGGCCGCCATCCGTGTAAGCCGGCGGGTTGAGGAATCCATGGAGCAGGGAGATGTCGTTTTCGGTTCCCCTCACGTCGTCGGCAGTACCGAACACGGCGTCAGGACCGGGCAGATCCTCGTTCCGGCGGGAGATCGTCTCCGTCAGCATGGAGTGACCAAAGCGGTACACGGCATGGGCGAATTCGGCCTTGATCGCCGGGTTGAGTTCCGTCTGGGTGAAAGCAAACACCGCGAACGGGTTGATCGCGGGCTGAATCTTGCGCGCGAACTCCTCGAAGACCAGGTGCTGGTACTCCATCTCTGTGATGAAGCGTGCTGCCTGGAACAACCGTTCGCCGTTCCAGCCACTTGCGCCGGCAGCCGACTTCCATTCGGCGAGAGCTGCATTACCGCTTGCTGAGGTGTCGGTGGTGAGCACTTTCTTAATGTCGCCGATCAGGCGGTCATGCTCGGAGTGGAAGATCTGGTGAATGGTGGTCAGCCCAATGTTCTCATTGACCCGGCCGTCACCGGCGATGAAGTGCGCGTTCAGCATCTCGTCGTCGTAGGTGCCCGCCGGCTGGCTCGCGAAGTCAGCCGAAGCCGTGGTATCCGCGTCCGGGACGGGGGCAACCGGCGGGGTGGCCGGGTTGTGGTCCGTGTCCTGCGGTGACGGATCAGCGTTGTTTGCAATGTCGGTGAGGAACGGGGTGTTGAAGTACCGCACGTTCGACGGCACCAAGGTTCCCCGCCCGCCATTGGCGGCACGGTTTGCCTCCACGAGGCCAGTAGCCGTCACGAACTGCGGAAGACCCCGGGCGGGGCCGGGAATGAACTTGCCGTACGCGTCGGCGGCCATCATCGGGATCTTCGTTACATCCCGGTCAACAAGCTGGATTCCGAGAAGAGTCCTCGCCTGGGCCTTTGTCGTGGTCCAGGTGGCCATGCCACCGGCTGTTGGGCCGGCCGGTCCGCCAAGGAGCTCGCCGGTGGATACCGGCCGGCCAGCGGTGTTATTCACGTACTTACGCACAAATACCTGGTGCGAGGGGTGCGAGGTGTAGGTCTGGCTCTGGTCGACCCAGGGCGAGTCCGTGTTGGTCGCATCCTGCACGTCGTCCGCGTTGCCGAGGATGCCGTCCGGACCGGGCTGGTTCTGGCCGCGGGTCAGCACCATGAAGCGCAGGTTCGGATTGAGGTCGTCGGCGGTGCCGAGGATATGGTCCGGACCTGGAATGAGCGGGTCGTCGGCCTTCAGCGGAACGTAGACGGTTCCGCCGCCCTTGACGGTCTGGTCCACACCGTGGTCAAAGAACTGGCCGAACAGCGTGAACAGGGAATTGTACGGTGGCGACAGCCCGACGTCGGTGGTGACGTTGGGAATGAACAACGTGTTGTGTGACGGCACGCAGCCTGCGGGGATTCCGGCGGCCGTGGGCGTCGGGTCCGTAGTACACGGGACGACACCCTGGTTGCCCTGGGTTCTGACCGGGAAGCCAGCCGCCGCGATGGCTGCCGGGTTTGTGGAGGTCTGGTCGACGATCAGATTGCTGATCACGCGCGGCTGGGAATCGAACACGCTTCCGGACTTCTGCGCATAGCTGGTCGCCGTGGGCGGACCGCCGAACGATCCCGACTCAGCGGGCCGGAAGGACTTGGATCCCAGACGCGGGAATGTCTGGTCCGCGGAACCAAAGGTTTCCTGGCCTGCTTGGAGGTTGTTGCAGCTGCCGTCCACCGTCCGCAGACCGAACGAAAGCAGCGGGCTGGCAAGCTGGTTGGGGCCGTTGCCAACGAGCGCACCACACGGGCCCGTCGCCGAGGTGGTGTTGGCCACATGGGCTTCGGCGATCTTGATCTGCTTCAGGATGAAGGACAGATCAGAGGGGGTGACTGTAAACCCTTGACCGACGGGAGCCGCCACTGCATTGGCTGCCACCACGGGCAGCCCCATGGCAATCGGCAGCATCAGGGTGGTTGCCGCTGCCATCAGACGGAAGGGGACGGGCATCTTGCCGCGTCTCCGTCGCTGACTGCGATTCGGTGGTGGGTTGCTGTGGGCGGCAGACCGGTATTGCTCTGCCGCACCGTCGGACTTCCAGGCTAAGAGTTTCATGGCACGCCTGCCGCTAGGAGGGATGGAACAGTGCCATGGTGTTCCGCCCCACCCATAAAAACCTTGGTGGTTTTGAATGCCTCGAAGTGGTGTCCCACCCATATGGGCCACCCATATGGGGGGCCCCGCACCCGGAACAGCCAAGAACGCCCGGGCGAAACCGCTGTTCGCGGCTTCGCCCGGGCGTCAGGAGAGCAAGAGGATGGGGGGTGGGTGGGAGTCAGCTGTGACCGTCAGTGAGGGCTCATACGGGCCAGTTCATCAGCGTGGAGCGGATCAGAAAGCGTTTGCCTTCCGGCGCCTCCACCGAGAAGCCGCTCCCCCGGCCAGGCACCACATCAACGGTGAGGTGGGTATGGCTCCAGTAGTTGAACTGCTCCCGGGACATCCAAAACTCCAGCGGCTGGGCTCCCCCGGAAGAACCGCCGTCGGAAATCTCAAATGATCCGAGCAAGACATCCGCGTCGCCGGTGATGAACTCCCCGGCCGGGTAGCACATGGGCGAGGAGCCGTCGCAGCAGCCGCCGGACTGGTGGAACATCAGCGGTCCGTGCTGGAGCCACAGCTTCCTGAGCAATTCCACCGTCTCGGCGGTGAGCGCCACCCGGGAGAACTCCTCCCCGGGCAGCGTCACTGCGGCGTCGAGCCTGGTTTGGGACATTAGAACCTGAGCACCACGCGGCCATCGATCTTGGCGTGCTTCATCTCGTCAAGAACCGCGTTGACCTCGGAAAGTTCCCGAGTGGATACAGTGGGGTGGATCTTGCCCTGAGCGTAGAAATCCAGGGCTTCCTCGAGGTCCTGCCGTGTGCCCACGATCGAACCGCGGACAGTCAACCCCTTGAGGACGATCTCGAAAATCGGAGCAGGGAAGTCACCCGGCGGCAGGCCGTTGAACACGATGGTTCCACCGCGCCGGGCCATGCCGATCGCCTGGCCGAAGGCGGACGGGTGGACAGCGGTGACGAGCACGCCGTGGCAGCCGCCCGTTTCACGCTGGATGACTTCCACTGGGTCCTCGTGCAGTGCATTGACCGTCAGTTCGGCGCCATGCTTCTTGGCAAGAGCCAGCTTGTCATCAGCGATGTCCACGGCAGCGACCCGGAGCCCCATGGCCACGGCGTACTGCACGGCGATGTGCCCCAGCCCGCCGATGCCGGAGATGGTGACCCACTGGCCGGGCTTGGCCTCGGTCATTTTCAGGCCCTTGTAGACGGTGACGCCGGCGCAAAGCACCGGTGCCACTTCAACGGGGTCCGAGCCGGCAGGGATGCGGGCGGCGAAGCGGGTGTCCACCAGCATGTACTCTCCGAAGGAACCGTCCACGCTGTAGCCGGCGTTTTGCTGGGCTTCGCAGAGGGTTTCCCAGCCGGTGCGGCAGTACTGGCAGTCGCCGCAGGCGGACCAGAGCCAGGCGTTGCCTACGAGGTCACCTACGGCGAGGTCCGTGACCCCCTCTCCGAGGGCAACCACTTCGCCTACGCCTTCGTGGCCGGGTACGAACGGCGGTGTCGGCTTGACCGGCCAGTCGCCTTCTGCGGCGTGGAGATCTGTGTGGCAGACGCCTGTGGTGAGTACTTTCACCAGCGCCTCCCCGCGGCCAGGCGTGGGGATGGGGAGCGTCTGGATCTGAAGATCCTTGCCGAATTCAGTTACTACGGCTGCTTGCATTGTCGTCATCATTGGCGAAATCCTTGCGTCGTTGGAGCTTGGGTGTTGTTGTGGCAGGTGCAGGAAGTGCGGCTTAGAAGAAGCCGAGCTTGTTTTCGTTGTAGCTGACCAGGAGGTTCTTGGTCTGCTGGTAGTGGTCCAGCATCATGGAGTGGTTTTCACGTCCGATGCCCGAGGACTTGTAGCCGCCGAACGCGGCACCGGCCGGGTAGGCGTGGTAGTTGTTGACCCACACGCGGCCGGCCTGGATCTCGCGGCCTGCGCGGTACGCCACGTTGCCGTTGCGGGACCAGACGCCGGCGCCGAGGCCGTAGAGGGTGTCGTTGGCGATTCCCATGGCGTCGTTGTAGTCGCTGAAGCGCGTCACCGAGACCACCGGTCCGAAGATCTCCTCCTGGAAGATGCGCATCCTGTTGTGGCCCTCGAAGATGGTGGGCTGGACGTAGTAGCCACCGGCCAGGTCCCCGGGCAGCTCGGCGCGGGCACCGCCCGTGAGCAGCTTGGCACCCTCCTGCTTCCCGATGTCGATGTAGGAAAGGATCTTTTCGAGCTGGTCGTTGGAGGCCTGCGCGCCGAGCTGCGTGTGAGTGTCCAGCGGGTTGCCCTGGATGATCTTCTCCACCCGGGCCACGGCGTCGGCCATGAAGGAATCGTAGATGTCGTCCTGGACCAGGGCGCGGGACGGGCAGGTGCAGACTTCGCCCTGGTTGAAGGCAAAGAGCGCGAAGCCTTCCTGCGCTTTGTCGTAGAACGCATCGTTGGAGTCCGCAACGTCGTTGAAGAAGATGTTGGGGCTCTTGCCGCCCAGTTCCAGTGTGACCGGAATGAGGTTCTGGCTGGCGTACTGGCTGATCAGCCGGCCGGTGCTGGTCTCGCCGGTGAAGGCGATCTTGCGGATCCGGGGGCTGGAGGCCAGCGGTTTTCCGGCCTCCACGCCGAAGCCGTTGACCACGTTGAGAACGCCGGCCGGCAACAGATCGCCGATCAGTTCCATCAGCACCAGGATGGACGACGGCGTCTGCTCAGCGGGCTTGAGGACCACGGCGTTGCCTGCCGCGAGTGCCGGCGCCAGCTTCCAGACGGCCATCAGGATGGGGAAGTTCCAGGGGATGATCTGGCCCACGACGCCGAGGGGCTCGTGGTAGTGGTAGGCCGTGGTGTCGTCGTCCAGCTGGGAAAGCCGGCCTTCCTGTGCACGGACGGCGCTGGCGAAGTAGCGGAAGTGGTCCGCTGCCAGCGGGATGTCGGCGTTGAGCGTCTCGCGGATCGGCTTGCCATTGTCCCAGGACTCGGCCACAGCCAGCATTTCGACGTTCTCGTCGATCCGGTCGGCGATCTTGTTCAGGATCGCGGCCCGCTCGGCCACGGAGGTCTTGCCCCAGGACGGTGCGATCTTGTGGGCGGCGTCCAGCGCCAGTTCAATGTCTTCCGCGGTGCCGCGGGCCACCTCGCAGAAGGCCTTGCCGGTGACGGGCGTGATGTTTTCAAAGTACTGGCCCTTGACGGGAGGGACCCACTCGCCGCCGATCCAGTTCTCGTAGCGGTCCTTGAACGTGACCTTCGAGCCCTCCGTACCGGGCTGTGCATAGACAGTCATTGCTAGCTCCTTTGCTGCGCATGATGGTGGCGATCACCGTTGCCTTCAGCGTAGGAGCCGGGAGGTTGCAGTCAGGTTGCAACCCTGTGAGTCAGCTCACGTTCCATGCCCTGCGGCGGCCCTGCGGCGGGTGCCGCGCGGCGGCCCTGCGGCGGGTGCCGCGCGGCTACTCCGCTGCCAGGGACTGTGCCTGCCGCGCCCACTCCAGGACCGCCGCCTCATCCACTTCATCCGGGCTGGCGTATTTGATCACGGCCATCTGGTTGGATGCCGGCTTCAGGTCGCCCGGATCGGCAAACTGCTGGCCCTGCCAGAACATCAGCGTCACGAACCTGGGATAAGGCTTGTAGCCCACCAACGGGTCCTTGCCCCGGAACCACACGGGATGCCCGTGCCACACCTTCGCTTCGCTCCCGGGCAGCCCGCGCCCGATCAGCGGCTCAAGTTTCCTGGCAACCTCGGCAATGGTTCCGTCAAGGCCCCGGTTGAATTCCTCGATGGTGGCTGGCACGGTGCTTCCTTCCGCTGGCGGCGTGTTGATTAGATGTGTTGACTAACAGTGCGGTGCCGCGGGCGTCACGCGCTCAGTTCGGTTTCCAGGCGTTCAAGATCTGCGACGACGGCGGCCCGCTTGGGCGAGCGCGGCGGCAGGAGCTTCAACGCGGCAATGCGGACGCCGACGTCGTCCCTTGCCTCGGGCAGCCCGGCGTACTTGAGCAGCGACTCAGCGCTGCCGTCCGTCAAGACGGCCTCGCGCATCAGCGAGGAGACGCGGTCCCGCAGTTCCACGATGCCGGGAGCTTCAGAACGTGGCAGTACGGCCCCGCGGTAGATTTCCAGGGCGATCCGGTGCGCTCCGCGCTGCAGGCAGTTCAGCACCTGTCCGCTGTCCGGGACCAGGTCCATGGTGAGTTTGTAGGGGCGCGATTCCGGGACGGCAGCGGGGTTGAGTTGCTGCAGGATCTTGCGCAGCCGCACCATCTCCGCGCGCAGGGTCATGGTGGAGCCGTCGCCCGGATAGAGCAGGACACTGAGTTCCTCGGCGCTGAGTCCGTCGGGATGGGTGCTCAACAGGGCAAGGATTTCGCTGTGCCGCGCGGACAACGGCATGGTCCGGCCCTCAATGCTCAGGAGCGCCTGGTCGCGCCCCAGAACCTGCAGGCTGTTGCGGTACAGGCTGCTTTCAGAGGCGTTTCCGGATTTTGCCGCGGAACCGGAGTTCCGCCGTCGTGCGGGTGTCCGCGACTGGGATGCCGCCAGCTGAAGCCGTTCCACGCGCAGCTGCGCCTGCGCTGCTGCAACCGTTGCTTCCACGAGCGAGAGCGTATGCGGGGCCACCGCCGACGCCGTTCCCGTGATGTCCACAACCCCCAGCAGCGCGCCGGAGTCCGGGTCGTGGAACGGGACGGCCGTGCAGCTCCACGGGTGAACGGAGCGTTTGTAGTGTTCTGCACCGGAAATCTGGATTCCCCGGCCCAGCGCCAGTGCGGTGCCGGGGGCGCTGGTGCCTACCGTGGCCTCGGACCAGTCGGCGCCCGGGACGAACATCATGCCCTCGGCGCGGCGCAGCATCACGGGATCGCCCTCCACCCAGAGCAGCCGGCCCACTTCGTCGCCGACGGCCACGAGCAGTCCGCTGTCATGGCTGGGCTGGACCAGAAGTTTGTGGATCACCGGCATGATGGCGGCGAGCGGGTGCTGGCGGCGGTATTCCTCAAGCTCTTCCCGGTCCATGGCCAGCGGCGCCTCGGGGTTGTCCGGATTTGCGTGGAGCTCGGCAGACCGCTGCCACGATTCCTGGATCAGGCTCCGCAGACCCGGAATCTCCTGTGCCTGGGGGGAAACCAGGCTCTTGACACCGAGGTGCTCATGACCCGCCAGGGCATTGCGCTGGATCAGCTCCGCAGCGTCGCCGCCGGGTGCCGCCGGATGGATCAGGTTCCTCATCGAACTCCCACCTGCCGGGCACATGAAAAAGCCCGACAAAATCTAGTCCGGCCAGTCTACCGGGGCTTGCCCTCCCCGGCTATGGCGTTACCCGCCGGGCACCCTACCGGGGGCGACCGGCGAACTCAGGTCAACGAAGGTTCCGTCCGGGCAGCGGACGTAGGAGACCGTCTGGCCCCACTTAATTTCCTGTCCGCCTGACGCAGTGTGCATCAGGCGCGGGAGATGTCGATCATTTCCTCGCGCGGAACAACCTTGACGCGTTCACGCACGACGCCGTCGGCCGCCTCGGATTCCGACCATGCGGCCCCGAGGGCTGCTTCGTGCGCATTGAGCTTGTTCCAGCCTTCCCAGGTGGTGTATTCGATGCCGCGTTCTTCCAGGAGGTGGATGATGGCCTGCGGATCCGGGTTCTTCGCCGGGGGCAGCGTCAGCCGGTCTTCGAGCAGGAATCCAATGGTTTCCAGGGCGTCGCCCTTGGTGTGCCCGATCAGGCCCACGGGTCCGCGCTTGATCCAGCCCGTGGCGTAGATGCCGGGAACAGGGTTGCCGCCGGCATCCAGGACACGGCCGCCTTCGTTGGGGACCACACCGCGCCTGGCATCGTATTCCAGCTCGTCCAGCGGGGAGCCGTGGTAGCCGACTGCGCGGTACACCGCCTGCACGGGGTATTGCGGGAACTCCCCGGTGCCTTTGACATTTCCCGTGCCGTCCAGCTGCATGCGCTCAAACTTGATGCCGGTAACGCGCCCGGGGTGCGCCGCGTCGTCGACAATCTCAACGGGGCTGTGCAGGAAATGCAGGTGCAGGCGGCGGGAGGAAGGCTGCTCCGCTTCGGCGTGTTCCTCCACGAGCCAGTTGGTCATGGTGTTGACCATGGTCTTGATCTGGTTGTTGCTGCGGATGGCGTCGTCCGAGGCTTCATCGAATTCGAAGTCCTCCGGGTACAGCACGATGTCCACATCCTCGGCGTGGCTTAGTTCGCGCAGTTCCAGGGGTGTGAACTTCACCTGGGCCGGGCCGCGGCGGCCGAAGACGTGCACATCAGTGACCGGGGAGTTCTTCAGGGCCCGGTAGACGTTGTCCGGAATTTCGGTGACCAGTAGTTCGTCAGCGTGCTTGACCAGCATGCGGGCCACATCCAGGGCCACATTCCCGTTGCCGATCACCGCTATTTCCTTGGCATCCAGCGGCCAGTCGCGGGGGACGTCCGGGTGGCCGTCATACCAGGAGACGAAGTCCGCGCCGCCGAAGGAGCCTTCCAGCTCGACGCCGGCCACGTTTAGGTCAGCGTCCTTGATGGCTCCAGTGGAGAAGATCACTGCGTCGTAGAAGGCGCGGAAGTCGTGCAGTGTGACGTCGCGGCCATAGGTGACGTTGCCCAGGAAACGGATATCGCCTCGGTCCAGGACTTTGTGGAGCGCATTCACGATTCCCTTGATGCGGGGATGGTCAGGTGCCACGCCGTAACGGATCAGTCCATAGGGAGCCGGGTAAGCCTCGAAGAGATCGATGCTGACCTCGAAGTCGCCGTCCTTGACCTCGTTGGACTTGGTCAGGATGTCCGCAGCATAGACACCGGCCGGTCCTGCGCCCACAATGGCGACGCGGAGAGGACGTTTGGAGGTGGTTTCGGCTGAGTTGGACACCGGGAGCCCTTCTGGAACATGGAGACTGCGCCTGATCAGTTAGCGCACAGTTTCCTATTCTAATTGTCCACGGGATCCCGCGGTGAACCCCGTGACGCAGATCGCACCCGACTGATCTCCCGGGGCACAGCTGAACGGGAGGAATACTGTCCCGGAAGATGGTGTTATTGATCTTGTGCCTACCCCCGATACGTCCCAGTCCCGTTCCGCCGTAGCTGCTCCGGTCTTGAAGTCCCCCGGTCCGGCCACAACGGCGGTCAAGGCCGTGGACAGGGAGTCGAGGGCGGGGATCCTCTTCGGCATCGGCGCCTACGGGCTGTGGGGGCTGCTGCCGCTGTACTTCTTTGTGCTGCAGCCTGCGGGGGCCGTTGAAATCGTGGCCAACCGTGTGGTCTGGTCCCTCTTGTTCTGCACCCTGCTGATCACCGTCACCCGGTCCTGGCGGGTACTGGCAGCGGCATTCCGGGACCGTTCAGTTCTGTCGACACTCGGCATTGCCGCCGGACTCATCGCGGTGAACTGGCTGACCTATACCTACGGCGTGACCACCGGGCAGGCCGTAGA
This genomic interval from Micrococcaceae bacterium Sec5.7 contains the following:
- a CDS encoding FAD-dependent oxidoreductase → MSNSAETTSKRPLRVAIVGAGPAGVYAADILTKSNEVKDGDFEVSIDLFEAYPAPYGLIRYGVAPDHPRIKGIVNALHKVLDRGDIRFLGNVTYGRDVTLHDFRAFYDAVIFSTGAIKDADLNVAGVELEGSFGGADFVSWYDGHPDVPRDWPLDAKEIAVIGNGNVALDVARMLVKHADELLVTEIPDNVYRALKNSPVTDVHVFGRRGPAQVKFTPLELRELSHAEDVDIVLYPEDFEFDEASDDAIRSNNQIKTMVNTMTNWLVEEHAEAEQPSSRRLHLHFLHSPVEIVDDAAHPGRVTGIKFERMQLDGTGNVKGTGEFPQYPVQAVYRAVGYHGSPLDELEYDARRGVVPNEGGRVLDAGGNPVPGIYATGWIKRGPVGLIGHTKGDALETIGFLLEDRLTLPPAKNPDPQAIIHLLEERGIEYTTWEGWNKLNAHEAALGAAWSESEAADGVVRERVKVVPREEMIDISRA